The following nucleotide sequence is from Mycobacterium sp. 3519A.
GAATTTGACGAACCCGAGCACGCCGGTGGTGACGTCACCGGACAGCAGCGGCACACATGCCATCGAGGTGGCCGCGACCTGTCTGCTGTCGTTGATGGTGCGCTGGTAGTCGTCGGTGGCAGGCTCCGGGCGAAAGACGATCGGTTCCTTTTGATGCTCACAGAGCGCGAAGACCGGGTCGGCGTCGGCGAAGTAGACGACGGCGAGGGGATCCGGGTCGGGGATACCGGGCCGGACCGGCCACTCGGCGACGAGGATGGACGCGCGGATGCGGTGATCATTGCGGCGCAGGAAGCTGACATCGACATCGAAGTACGCGACGAGATCGGCGAGCACCTTCTGGCTCACCTCGACCGACGTGGCGGCGTTGACTCCCATCAATTCGGTGGCCACTGATGTGACGACCATGTCCAGGTTGCTCGGCACCTGATCCTCCGTATCGGCGTCAGCCCCGCGGCGACGAAATTTAATGCAGCCCGCGTCGCCGGCTTGCCACCGACGGTCGCGGTGCGCGACTGAACCTGAGTACCAACACCTGTGACTCGCCCGCCGCGGTGTTGGCCAGCTTGCGGAAATTGTATTGCAGATCTTGAAGCTCCCCGGCGAAAGCGGGGGACAGCACGCGGAGGTCCTCGTCATCGTGCGCATAGAGAAACGGTGGCGAAACCGGTTGAACGGCAAGGTCGTGCTGTTGTGCTGCAATCCACACCGATTCGACGGCCGATCCGCCGCGCGCATAATCGGTCAGGCTGTGGCCATCCACGGACACCACGGCGAGCGCGGCGCACTCGCGCACGCGCTGACAGGTGTCGTCGCCCAACGCGAATCCGGCGTTCCACGCCGCGAGGTTGGCCATCACCTCCGGCCGCCGCAGGATGTCGAGCATGACCAGATCCGCGGGGTCCAGTTCGAGGCTGCGGACATCGATACCGGAGTCCGGCGACGGATCACCCGGCATGCGCAGTTCCGCGAACATCTCCGCGTGCAACCGTGGCGTCAGGTACCGGATGCGGTCGGCGGCGGCGAGGATGGTCGCGGCTCGTTCGAGGTCTGCTGTCTGGCTGAGGATTTCGAGGCGCGCACCTTCGTTTCGGGCGGCCGTCCCGAGCGCTTCGACGGTGTGCTCGGCGATGGGCACGCGATCGCCGCGGTGCCGGTTCGTCTCCCTGCTCAACATGGCGTCGTAGAGCGGTGCGAGTTCGTGGTCGTCACCCGGCGCGAGATGGAGAACCGCGATCAGTGGCGACGCCTCGTCACCGGGTTGAAAGTTCACATCGCCGACCAGACCGTGCGCGGTCGCAGCCACGCGTGCATTGAAGGTCGCCGCCCCCACCGCGACGGCGCTGGCCCGGTAACGCACGTCCATCGCCGTCGTGTGCTCGGGGGCCAGTTTGATCGTCAGCGTGTCGGCACCCGCCTGGATGTGCCATGGCTGGGCATTGCCGCCCGAGGGTGCGCGGGCGGCAGCAGCGGTGATGCTCTCGGCGGGTCCTTGCGGTGCAACGTCGATGGCAGGCTCGTCGGTTGGCTGCGGTTCAGCAACCACCGGTTCGGTCAGCTTGTCGAGTGCTGCAGCGGTGTCGATGCGCACGCGACCGGAGGGCAACGGCTGGCGTAGTCCGATCCGTTTGACCGCTTCGGCAACCGCGGCGACATTGAGCGCGACTTCCGATGCGAGTTGCGGCCAGGTCGACAGCGTCTTACCGACCTCGACGAGTGAGGCCGCCATCCGCGGGGAGACTCTGGTGGCGTCCGTCATGCGAAGCGCATACGGAAGTTTGTCCTTACTGCTCAGGCCTGCAAGTCGCGAGGCATCAAGATCACCGACCAGGCCGTGCATGATGGGCCGTGCCGGGTCGAGGTCGAACCGCTCCACGTCCAGCAGGCCCCGGTCGCTGGTGGCCATCAGCACCGGCAGGCGTCGTGCTCTGGCGGCTTCGCGGACAAGGACTTTCGCGTCGAGCGAATCGCATTCCTCGATGAGGATGTCGATGTCGTCGAGGAAATCGTCGACCGTCTGCGCGGTGATGCCTGCCGTCATGACCGCGACAGGCAGATACGGGTCGAGTTCGGCGATTCTCCTGGCGCACACGACGGCCTTGTTCACTCCCAAGTCGAGGAGTGTCGCGGGCACGCGGTTGAGGTTCGACAGTTCGACGTCGTCGAAGTCGGTGAGTCGCAGTTCCCCGCAAAGCCCTTGTACGGCAAGGTTATAGGCGATCGCATGCCCGACGCTGAGGCCGACGACGCCGACGCGAAGCCGGCTGAGGCGGTCAAGCTCGTCGGTCGTGATCAGATTCCTGTTGCGGTCGAGGCGAACCAGCCGGAAGGCCTTGGGCCCGAGCGCGCTGACGACGGTCCTGCGCCACGGATAGTAGACCCACCTCGTGGCCTCCTCGGCCACCTCGGGTGACGGTGCCGGCCTGAGCCGGTGCAGCGCGGCCAACTGTAGCGGCGCGGTGTCGAGGAATTCGGTACTGCGGTCGGCTCGAAGTTCGGCCAGCATCGCATCGGACGCCGGATCCCCGACGCTGAGCACTATTCCGTTGCACTGCTGGCCGTCATCGATGCCAGAGGTCATCACATGGTTCCCGCGGTGGCGACGTCGGCGACCTGTGTGGCGATCTCCTTCTGCTCGGTGAAGAACATCGAAAGTTGTTTCGGGTCAGCATGGTTGGCGAAGGTCGCCCGGTCCCACCAAGCCAGCTTGGTTTGGTACCGCTCATCGGGATACGGTGTTGCCGGAATCTTGGTCGCCAACTGTCCGCCGGACGAAAGCCATCGCTTGAGCACATACTCCGCCGCGGTCGCGACGATGAACTGGATATCGAGAAGGTTCAGCGCATGAAGCGGGGTGCGGGAGATCGCGCTGGTGAGTTGTCTGCCGCGATCGGGATCGTCTGCCACCCATGCGGTTTTCATCTCGACGACGCCGAACGGCAGTCGGTCGGCCACCATTTTGCGTACCGCGTCCTGACCCGGTTGGCCGTTCCATTCGAGCAGTGCGTGGCATTCATCGGCGGACCCGTAAGGACCCCGTCCTCTCAGACCGGCGACGACGCGACCGGCGTCGTTGACGCAGGCCGCGAAGATCACCGTATCCTCGCCGCTTCGCAGCGCTTCCATGTCGAGCGCCCTTTCGACACCGTGTTTGCGGTAGCTCTGGCACGCACCCCGCACATAATCCAGCCAAAGTTCTCGCTCGACCGAAGGCTGCGCGAATACGATTCTGCACTCACTGGCTGGATCCCAGCAGCTCGGGCTTCGCTCTAGACTGACGAATTTGCGGCAGGTAGACGCGGACTGGGGAACGGTCATTCTTGTCCCTTCCTAGGGAAGCCTGTCAACAAAGGTGTTGTGGCTGGCTGACGCAGATCAGTATCACGCCACGAGTAACTCGGATT
It contains:
- a CDS encoding Rv1355c family protein produces the protein MTSGIDDGQQCNGIVLSVGDPASDAMLAELRADRSTEFLDTAPLQLAALHRLRPAPSPEVAEEATRWVYYPWRRTVVSALGPKAFRLVRLDRNRNLITTDELDRLSRLRVGVVGLSVGHAIAYNLAVQGLCGELRLTDFDDVELSNLNRVPATLLDLGVNKAVVCARRIAELDPYLPVAVMTAGITAQTVDDFLDDIDILIEECDSLDAKVLVREAARARRLPVLMATSDRGLLDVERFDLDPARPIMHGLVGDLDASRLAGLSSKDKLPYALRMTDATRVSPRMAASLVEVGKTLSTWPQLASEVALNVAAVAEAVKRIGLRQPLPSGRVRIDTAAALDKLTEPVVAEPQPTDEPAIDVAPQGPAESITAAAARAPSGGNAQPWHIQAGADTLTIKLAPEHTTAMDVRYRASAVAVGAATFNARVAATAHGLVGDVNFQPGDEASPLIAVLHLAPGDDHELAPLYDAMLSRETNRHRGDRVPIAEHTVEALGTAARNEGARLEILSQTADLERAATILAAADRIRYLTPRLHAEMFAELRMPGDPSPDSGIDVRSLELDPADLVMLDILRRPEVMANLAAWNAGFALGDDTCQRVRECAALAVVSVDGHSLTDYARGGSAVESVWIAAQQHDLAVQPVSPPFLYAHDDEDLRVLSPAFAGELQDLQYNFRKLANTAAGESQVLVLRFSRAPRPSVASRRRGLH